One Phaseolus vulgaris cultivar G19833 chromosome 11, P. vulgaris v2.0, whole genome shotgun sequence genomic window carries:
- the LOC137829341 gene encoding putative B3 domain-containing protein Os03g0621600 isoform X2 — MPNTFMIFYSFLSMETWQMDYYQGNPVFFIIVNNTKLQKVPEGFLKHLNEDLPNAVLVSPTGDNWQITILKKGNNMYMQSGWPQFLTDNSVMLDDFLLFTYHGGNCFHVQIFGKNGLERLCFKQTRQDQVLIPSLVRTKKSTQRRTFSSSFLHQAKSCKKGLSFSNKISFSKDFQKLKSSIKIESTEACNLADSFTSRNPHWKHLMTKCNVEDHCTLPIATEFARKHIPEAVKQIILWNTEGKFWEVVVTWFGCQNKRYTRFTTGWGRFVRDNRLMRGDTCIFELEDENHLSVHIFRTGLCAPRLF, encoded by the exons ATGCCAAATACATTTATGATTTTCTATTCCTTTCTCTCAAT GGAGACTTGGCAGATGGATTATTATCAAGGCAATCCAGTCTTCTTCATCATTGTCAACAACACTAAGTTACAG AAAGTCCCAGAGGGGTTTCTGAAGCATTTGAATGAAGACTTGCCAAATGCAGTTCTTGTTAGTCCTACTGGTGATAACTGGCAAATAACTATTTTGAAGAAAGGAAATAACATGTATATGCAAAGTGGTTGGCCACAATTTCTGACAGACAACTCAGTGATGCTTGATGATTTCTTGCTCTTTACATATCATGGAGGAAACTGCTTCCATGTTCAAATCTTTGGTAAGAATGGATTGGAGAGGCTGTGTTTCAAACAAACAAGACAGGATCAAGTTCTGATTCCAAGTTTGGTGAGGACAAAAAAGAGCACACAGAGAAGAACTTTTTCCAGTTCATTCCTCCACCAAGCCAAGTCTTGTAAAAAAG GTCTGTCTTTCAGCAACAAAATCTCATTTTCTAAGGACTTCCAAAAGCTCAAGAGCTCAATTAAGATTGAAAGCACAGAAGCCTGCAACTTGGCAGACTCTTTTACCTCTCGCAATCCTCATTGGAAGCATCTCATGACAAAATGCAATGTAGAAGATCACTGCACATTG CCAATTGCCACGGAGTTTGCCAGGAAGCATATTCCTGAAGCAGTGAAACAGATCATTCTTTGGAACACAGAAGGAAAATTTTGGGAAGTGGTAGTGACTTGGTTTGGATGTCAGAATAAGAGGTATACTCGATTTACAACAGGATGGGGAAGATTCGTTCGTGATAACAGACTTATGAGGGGTGACACCTGCATATTTGAACTTGAAGATGAAAACCATTTGAGTGTTCACATATTCAGAACAGGATTATGTGCACCAAGACTGTTTTAA
- the LOC137829326 gene encoding B3 domain-containing protein Os01g0723500-like, giving the protein MTSGAKKYPHFFKIFLPEQDSHIMKVPKEFLKHLDEDLSSNAVLSGPSSGEQWQVSVLKKGNDVYMQNGWPEFVTDNLVVLNEFLLFTYHGDNCFHVQIFGKNGLERLCLRETRQEQAAAIPKNSTQTFAGLSPHKSKSCKRDTPFSNKDFIFTGCETMETRQKQTATPSLATTKKNKERKFSPGASHLQESKSYQQDLSFSNKASLPKDFPTPQHSIEIESSKAWKLAESFTSCNPHWKHLMTKSNVEDCCILPIATEFARKYIPEAVKQIHIGNCKGTSWKVQVNCFKNQDRRYAQLTTGWVNFVRENKLMRGDTCIFELEEDFHFRVHIFRTSCAPR; this is encoded by the exons ATGACTAGTGGTGCCAAGAAATACCCTCACTTCTTCAAAATCTTCCTTCCAGAGCAAGATTCTCACATAATG AAAGTTCCAAAGGAGTTTTTGAAGCACTTGGATGAAGACTTGTCGAGTAATGCTGTTCTTAGTGGCCCTTCTTCTGGTGAGCAGTGGCAAGTAAGTGTTCTGAAGAAAGGAAATGATGTGTATATGCAAAATGGTTGGCCAGAATTTGTGACAGACAACTTAGTAGTGCTTAATGAGTTCTTGCTTTTCACATATCATGGAGACAACTGCTTCCATGTTCAAATTTTTGGTAAGAATGGATTGGAGAGGTTATGCCTCAGAGAAACAAGACAAGAACAAGCTGCTGCCATCCCAAAGAACAGTACACAAACTTTTGCAGGTTTATCCCCTCATAAGTCCAAGTCTTGTAAAAGAG ATACGCCTTTCAGCAACAAAGACTTTATTTTTACTGGATGTGAGACAATGGAAACAAGACAAAAACAAACTGCCACCCCAAGTTTGGCAACAACAAAGAAgaacaaagaaagaaagtttTCTCCTGGTGCATCACACCTCCAAGAATCTAAGTCTTATCAACAAG ATTTGTCCTTCAGCAACAAAGCCTCTCTTCCGAAGGACTTCCCAACTCCTCAGCAttcaattgaaattgaaagttcGAAAGCATGGAAATTGGCCGAGTCCTTTACCTCTTGCAATCCTCATTGGAAGCACCTCATGACAAAATCTAATGTGGAAGATTGTTGCATATTG CCTATTGCTACTGAGTTTGCTAGAAAGTATATTCCTGAAGCAGTGAAACAGATCCACATTGGAAATTGTAAAGGAACATCTTGGAAAGTGCAAGTGAATTGTTTCAAAAATCAAGATAGAAGATATGCTCAGTTAACAACAGGATGGGTAAATTTCGTTCGTGAAAACAAGCTCATGAGAGGTGACACTTGCATATTTGAACTTGAAGAAGACTTCCATTTTAGGGTTCACATATTCAGAACCAGTTGTGCACCACGTTAA
- the LOC137829301 gene encoding B3 domain-containing transcription factor VRN1-like isoform X2, whose protein sequence is MRKYGRELSPIVTLSVPDGSVWRVGLKKADNKYWFLDGWQEFIQHYSIGVGYLLVFRYEGKSSFNVHVFNLATSEINYQSAMRCSNEGPHFANLLKFFEEMDDEDSIEILDSSPSHLAPSSLQNKVLAGSVDKMSPAKCYTPPALQNLFNGSKLNSINWGEGGDAHCSKSVNSLDNLLTRDIGVQFNAVEFKKSTEELKLRASMEERMKKTARKKRKSEGQEASAEQEEEVEMRFRFYESASARKRTVTAEERERAINAAKAFEPPNPFCRVVLRPSYLYRGCIMYLPSCFAEKHLNGVSGFIKLQISNGRQWPVRCLYRGGRAKLSQGWFEFSLENNLGEGDVCVFELLRMKEVVLQVSIFRITEDVGLLSPPPLQQNQKMSSAKLLNTPLQQHLTSTKIIRN, encoded by the exons ATGAGGAAATATGGGAGGGAACTTTCTCCAATTGTTACCCTCTCTGTTCCTGATGGTAGTGTCTGGCGTGTAGGATTGAAAAAGGCAGACAACAAGTATTGGTTCCTTGATGGTTGGCAAGAGTTTATTCAGCACTATTCCATTGGGGTTGGATACTTGTTGGTTTTCAGATACGAAGGAAAGTCATCTTTCAATGTTCATGTTTTTAATTTGGCTACTTCTGAGATAAACTATCAATCAGCCATGCGATGTAGTAATGAAGGGCCTCACTTTGCAAATCTACTTAAATTTTTTGAAGAAATGGATGATGAAGATTCTATTGAAATCTTGGATTCATCACCATCCCATCTTGCTCCCAGTTCATTGCAAAATAAAGTTCTTGCTGGATCAGTCGATAAAATGTCGCCTGCCAAGTGTTATACACCTCCAGCATTGCAGAATCTGTTCAATGGATCTAAACTTAATAGCATAAACTGGGGAGAGGGTGGTGATGCGCATTGTTCGAAAAGTGTCAATTCCCTGGATAATCTATTGACAAGAGACATAGGAGTTCAATTTAATGCAGTTGAGTTTAAAAAATCTACTGAAGAATTGAAATTGCGTGCTTCCATGGAGGAAAGGATGAAAAAAACTGCAAGAAAGAAGCGGAAATCAG AGGGACAGGAAGCCTCTGCTGAACAAGAAGAGGAAGTTGAAATGCGCTTTAGATTTTATGAAAGTGCTTCTGCAAGAAAAAGAACCGTGACAGCAGAAGAAAGAGAGAGGGCCATCAATGCAGCGAAAGCATTTGAACCACCTAATCCTTTCTGTCGGGTTGTTCTAAGGCCCTCCTATCTATACAGAGGATGCATAATG TATCTGCCATCttgttttgcagaaaaacaTTTGAATGGAGTTTCGGGGTTTATTAAACTTCAGATCTCTAATGGGAGACAGTGGCCAGTTCGCTGCCTTTATAGGGGAGGTAGAGCCAAGTTAAGCCAGGGGTGGTTTGAATTTTCATTAGAGAACAATTTAGGAGAAGGTGATGTGTGTGTGTTTGAGCTTCTTAGAATGAAAGAAGTAGTGCTGCAAGTTAGCATCTTTCGCATTACTGAGGATGTGGGATTGTTGAGCCCTCCTCCTTTGCAGCAGAATCAAAAGATGAGCTCAGCTAAACTGCTGAACACTCCCTTGCAGCAACACCTTActtcaactaaaataattagaaattag
- the LOC137829341 gene encoding putative B3 domain-containing protein Os03g0621600 isoform X1 produces the protein MTMRDFSFYQKALIIQGNGRETWQMDYYQGNPVFFIIVNNTKLQKVPEGFLKHLNEDLPNAVLVSPTGDNWQITILKKGNNMYMQSGWPQFLTDNSVMLDDFLLFTYHGGNCFHVQIFGKNGLERLCFKQTRQDQVLIPSLVRTKKSTQRRTFSSSFLHQAKSCKKGLSFSNKISFSKDFQKLKSSIKIESTEACNLADSFTSRNPHWKHLMTKCNVEDHCTLPIATEFARKHIPEAVKQIILWNTEGKFWEVVVTWFGCQNKRYTRFTTGWGRFVRDNRLMRGDTCIFELEDENHLSVHIFRTGLCAPRLF, from the exons ATGACAATGAGAGACTTTTCATTTTATCAAAAAGCTTTAATCATACAAGGAAATGGCAGGGAGACTTGGCAGATGGATTATTATCAAGGCAATCCAGTCTTCTTCATCATTGTCAACAACACTAAGTTACAG AAAGTCCCAGAGGGGTTTCTGAAGCATTTGAATGAAGACTTGCCAAATGCAGTTCTTGTTAGTCCTACTGGTGATAACTGGCAAATAACTATTTTGAAGAAAGGAAATAACATGTATATGCAAAGTGGTTGGCCACAATTTCTGACAGACAACTCAGTGATGCTTGATGATTTCTTGCTCTTTACATATCATGGAGGAAACTGCTTCCATGTTCAAATCTTTGGTAAGAATGGATTGGAGAGGCTGTGTTTCAAACAAACAAGACAGGATCAAGTTCTGATTCCAAGTTTGGTGAGGACAAAAAAGAGCACACAGAGAAGAACTTTTTCCAGTTCATTCCTCCACCAAGCCAAGTCTTGTAAAAAAG GTCTGTCTTTCAGCAACAAAATCTCATTTTCTAAGGACTTCCAAAAGCTCAAGAGCTCAATTAAGATTGAAAGCACAGAAGCCTGCAACTTGGCAGACTCTTTTACCTCTCGCAATCCTCATTGGAAGCATCTCATGACAAAATGCAATGTAGAAGATCACTGCACATTG CCAATTGCCACGGAGTTTGCCAGGAAGCATATTCCTGAAGCAGTGAAACAGATCATTCTTTGGAACACAGAAGGAAAATTTTGGGAAGTGGTAGTGACTTGGTTTGGATGTCAGAATAAGAGGTATACTCGATTTACAACAGGATGGGGAAGATTCGTTCGTGATAACAGACTTATGAGGGGTGACACCTGCATATTTGAACTTGAAGATGAAAACCATTTGAGTGTTCACATATTCAGAACAGGATTATGTGCACCAAGACTGTTTTAA
- the LOC137833417 gene encoding uncharacterized protein, whose translation MSQQNGVPPLVTALKSSALKNAASFQFPGHNRGHAAPASLSEVIGRTAFAHDLPMLPELGNLFCSHGPILEAQVEAAKLFGSSQTWFLVGGTTSGIHAAIMATCSPGEFLILPRNSHISAISALVLSGAVPKYITPSSVNHWHIASAVTPAQVLKAMEELEMEGKKAAAVFITSPTYHGICSNLSRISELCHSRKIPLIVDEAHGAHFGFHSKLPKSALQQGADLVVQSTHKVLCSLTQSSMLHMSGNIVDKERVCRCLRTLQTTSPSFLLLASLDAARAQLSENLDIAFNQAIALADEAKCELKQIPGISLLENTSFPASPAVDPLRLTVGFWNLGLSGYEADGILYKDDEVIGELVESTCITYVLNLGTSREHVERLLLGIKRLAETYGSNEEAEKKVVNVDATFDDISMSLIPRDAFFASKRKVGIRESIGEVAGELISPYPPGIPVLIPGEVITEKVVDYLLHVRSKGAQINGASDSSLSSILVCGKL comes from the exons ATGTCTCAGCAAAATGGGGTTCCTCCTCTAGTGACTGCACTAAAATCTTCAGCCCTAAAAAATGCTGCAAGTTTTCAGTTTCCCGGACACAACAGAGGGCATGCTGCACCTGCTTCCTTGAGTGAGGTCATTGGAAGAACAGCCTTTGCTCATGACTTGCCTATGCTTCCAGAGCTTGGCAATCTCTTTTGTTCTCATGGTCCCATATTAGAAGCACAGGTTGAAGCAGCCAAACTGTTTGGATCTTCACAGACATGGTTTCTTGTTGGAGGGACTACTTCTGGCATACATGCAGCAATAATGGCCACTTGTTCTCCAGGGGAGTTTCTCATTCTTCCCAGGAATTCTCATATATCAGCTATATCTGCATTGGTATTATCTGGTGCAGTGCCGAAGTACATCACTCCGAGCTCTGTCAATCATTGGCACATTGCTTCTGCAGTCACTCCAGCTCAG GTATTGAAAGCCATGGAGGAACTAGAAATGGAAGGGAAAAAAGCAGCAGCAGTGTTCATCACTTCACCTACTTATCATGGTATTTGCAGCAACTTGAGCAGGATTTCGGAGCTGTGTCATTCTCGAAAAATTCCTTTGATAGTTGATGAAGCTCATGGCGCACACTTTGGATTTCATTCCAAACTTCCCAAGTCAGCTCTCCAGCAAGGAGCTGACCTAGTTGTGCAGTCCACTCACAAGGTTTTATGCTCTCTTACTCAGTCATCTATGCTGCACATGTCAGGCAACATTGTAGATAAGGAAAGAGTTTGTAGATGTCTCCGAACTCTCCAAACCACAAGCCCTAGTTTTCTGCTTTTGGCATCCCTAGATGCTGCTAGAGCTCAACTCAGTGAGAACCTTGACATTGCATTTAACCAAGCAATTGCATTAGCCGATGAGGCAAAGTGTGAGCTAAAACAAATCCCTGGTATCTCACTACTTGAGAATACCAGCTTTCCAGCATCTCCTGCAGTTGATCCATTGCGTCTCACTGTAGGGTTTTGGAATCTTGGTTTATCAGGTTACGAAGCAGATGGAATCTTGTACAAGGATGATGAAGTGATTGGTGAACTTGTTGAGAGTACATGTATTACTTATGTACTTAATCTTGGGACTAGTAGGGAGCATGTTGAGAGGCTTTTGTTGGGGATAAAGCGTCTAGCTGAAACATATGGTTCCAATGAAGAAGCTGAGAAGAAAGTGGTGAATGTTGATGCAACCTTTGATGATATAAGCATGAGTTTGATCCCCAGAGATGCCTTTTTTGCAAGTAAAAGAAAAGTGGGAATAAGGGAGAGCATTGGGGAGGTTGCAGGGGAGCTTATATCTCCATACCCTCCAGGTATACCAGTATTGATCCCTGGTGAGGTTATAACTGAAAAAGTTGTTGATTATCTTCTTCATGTTAGGAGTAAAGGTGCTCAAATTAATGGAGCATCTGACTCCTCCCTTTCTTCAATATTGGTTTGTGGTAAATTATGA
- the LOC137829301 gene encoding B3 domain-containing transcription factor VRN1-like isoform X1 encodes MTHPSFHKLLLPSTLQPNQLRLPDDFMRKYGRELSPIVTLSVPDGSVWRVGLKKADNKYWFLDGWQEFIQHYSIGVGYLLVFRYEGKSSFNVHVFNLATSEINYQSAMRCSNEGPHFANLLKFFEEMDDEDSIEILDSSPSHLAPSSLQNKVLAGSVDKMSPAKCYTPPALQNLFNGSKLNSINWGEGGDAHCSKSVNSLDNLLTRDIGVQFNAVEFKKSTEELKLRASMEERMKKTARKKRKSEGQEASAEQEEEVEMRFRFYESASARKRTVTAEERERAINAAKAFEPPNPFCRVVLRPSYLYRGCIMYLPSCFAEKHLNGVSGFIKLQISNGRQWPVRCLYRGGRAKLSQGWFEFSLENNLGEGDVCVFELLRMKEVVLQVSIFRITEDVGLLSPPPLQQNQKMSSAKLLNTPLQQHLTSTKIIRN; translated from the exons ATGACGCACCCTTCTTTCCACAAGCTTCTTCTCCCTTCCACTCTCCAACCCAACCAACTG AGGCTTCCAGATGATTTTATGAGGAAATATGGGAGGGAACTTTCTCCAATTGTTACCCTCTCTGTTCCTGATGGTAGTGTCTGGCGTGTAGGATTGAAAAAGGCAGACAACAAGTATTGGTTCCTTGATGGTTGGCAAGAGTTTATTCAGCACTATTCCATTGGGGTTGGATACTTGTTGGTTTTCAGATACGAAGGAAAGTCATCTTTCAATGTTCATGTTTTTAATTTGGCTACTTCTGAGATAAACTATCAATCAGCCATGCGATGTAGTAATGAAGGGCCTCACTTTGCAAATCTACTTAAATTTTTTGAAGAAATGGATGATGAAGATTCTATTGAAATCTTGGATTCATCACCATCCCATCTTGCTCCCAGTTCATTGCAAAATAAAGTTCTTGCTGGATCAGTCGATAAAATGTCGCCTGCCAAGTGTTATACACCTCCAGCATTGCAGAATCTGTTCAATGGATCTAAACTTAATAGCATAAACTGGGGAGAGGGTGGTGATGCGCATTGTTCGAAAAGTGTCAATTCCCTGGATAATCTATTGACAAGAGACATAGGAGTTCAATTTAATGCAGTTGAGTTTAAAAAATCTACTGAAGAATTGAAATTGCGTGCTTCCATGGAGGAAAGGATGAAAAAAACTGCAAGAAAGAAGCGGAAATCAG AGGGACAGGAAGCCTCTGCTGAACAAGAAGAGGAAGTTGAAATGCGCTTTAGATTTTATGAAAGTGCTTCTGCAAGAAAAAGAACCGTGACAGCAGAAGAAAGAGAGAGGGCCATCAATGCAGCGAAAGCATTTGAACCACCTAATCCTTTCTGTCGGGTTGTTCTAAGGCCCTCCTATCTATACAGAGGATGCATAATG TATCTGCCATCttgttttgcagaaaaacaTTTGAATGGAGTTTCGGGGTTTATTAAACTTCAGATCTCTAATGGGAGACAGTGGCCAGTTCGCTGCCTTTATAGGGGAGGTAGAGCCAAGTTAAGCCAGGGGTGGTTTGAATTTTCATTAGAGAACAATTTAGGAGAAGGTGATGTGTGTGTGTTTGAGCTTCTTAGAATGAAAGAAGTAGTGCTGCAAGTTAGCATCTTTCGCATTACTGAGGATGTGGGATTGTTGAGCCCTCCTCCTTTGCAGCAGAATCAAAAGATGAGCTCAGCTAAACTGCTGAACACTCCCTTGCAGCAACACCTTActtcaactaaaataattagaaattag
- the LOC137829348 gene encoding uncharacterized protein produces the protein MIMLLKMGMGEVFSMSMIRREDLVKRMVVMAVMAMFVVDAADTNDVYSPCFDAKVQKGDGFTFGVAFSDKQIFSPDNGPQLSPCDKRLQLANKGAQLAVFRPKVDEISLLTINRSTSDPGANGYMVAFAGKKYAARSLPIMFVDNTHTITSLSLVLEFQEGILQNLFWKSFGCDACPSGSSCLNQQDCAVPNTECQKNGGDICNVGIQLTFSGTDKNLDALNSWYEVKNLRQYSLYGLFSDLRDSIIGPYEKFF, from the exons ATGATCATGCTTTTGAAGATGGGGATGGGTGAAGTTTTTTCCATGTCCATGATAAGGAGAGAAGATTTGGTGAAACGGATGGTGGTGATGGCTGTGATGGCTATGTTTGTTGTTGATGCAGCTGATACAAATGATGTTTATAGTCCATGCTTTGATGCTAAAGTTCAGAAAGGAGATGGTTTTACATTTGGTGTTGCATTTTCGGATAAGCAGATTTTCTCCCCGGATAATGGTCCACAGCTTTCACCTTGTGACAAACGCCTACAGCTCGCAAATAAAGGAGCACAGCTTGCTGTTTTTAGGCCTAAGGTTGATGAGATCTCCCTACTTACTATTAACAGAAGCACATCAGACCCG GGAGCAAATGGATATATGGTTGCTTTTGCTGGGAAGAAATATGCAGCAAGGTCCCTACCTATAATGTTTGTTGACAACACTCACACAATTACTAGTTTGTCTTTG GTTCTTGAATTTCAAGAGGGGATCCTTCAAAACTTGTTTTGGAAGAGTTTTGGTTGTGATGCATGTCCTAGTGGAAGCAGTTGCCTGAATCAACAAGACTGTGCAGTGCCTAACACCGAGTGTCAAAAAAATGGAGGGGATATCTGCAACGTAGGCATACAGTTGACATTCTCAGGGACTGACAAGAATCTCGATGCTTTAAATTCTTGGTATGAAGTGAAAAATCTACGGCAGTACTCCCTCTATGGTCTATTCTCCGATCTTCGTGACTCCATCATTGGGCCATATGAAAAGTTCTTTTAA